In one window of Coleofasciculus sp. FACHB-1120 DNA:
- a CDS encoding GNAT family N-acetyltransferase — MVEQLKPRYSVAWISKIAEVPQAEWDAIALPLKTPFLEWDWLNNMETSGSVGAKAGWLPTHLTIWRDRHLIAAAPLYLKGHSYGEFVFDHQWADLAQRLGVQYYPKLLGMSPMTPAEGYRFLIAPGEDEDELTELMVEAIDHFCQKNRISGCHFLYVDPEWRPILERHGFTPWLHHSFIWQNTGFNTFDDYLGAFNANQRRNIKRERKAVEKAGLQIRTLTGDEIPKPLFSLMYDFYADTCDKFGWWGSKYLTRRFFEQLYPNYRHRVLFVAAYDAQDDRQPVGMSFCLTKGDQLYGRYWGSYQDIDCLHFNACYYTPIEWAIAHGIQSFDPGAGGRHKKRRGFPATSNYSMHRFYNPRLGQVLRTHIHQINEMEQQEIDAINQELPFSQRDE; from the coding sequence CGTTGAAAACGCCTTTCCTAGAATGGGATTGGCTCAACAATATGGAAACTTCTGGTAGCGTCGGCGCTAAGGCGGGTTGGCTACCCACCCACCTGACGATATGGCGAGACAGGCACCTAATCGCAGCTGCACCGCTTTATCTGAAAGGACATAGTTATGGTGAATTTGTATTTGACCATCAGTGGGCAGATTTAGCTCAACGCTTAGGGGTGCAATATTATCCAAAATTGCTGGGAATGTCTCCGATGACCCCAGCGGAAGGCTATCGCTTCTTAATTGCCCCTGGCGAAGATGAGGATGAACTAACCGAGCTAATGGTGGAGGCGATTGACCATTTTTGTCAAAAAAATCGGATTAGCGGCTGTCATTTCCTCTATGTAGACCCCGAATGGCGACCGATTCTGGAACGACACGGTTTTACGCCGTGGCTGCACCATAGTTTCATTTGGCAAAATACGGGCTTTAATACGTTTGATGATTACCTAGGCGCGTTTAACGCGAATCAGCGCCGTAACATCAAACGGGAACGCAAGGCGGTAGAAAAAGCCGGTTTGCAAATCAGAACCCTCACGGGTGATGAGATTCCGAAGCCGCTTTTTTCGTTAATGTATGACTTCTACGCCGATACCTGCGACAAGTTTGGCTGGTGGGGAAGTAAGTATTTAACTCGGCGATTTTTTGAACAGTTGTATCCCAACTATCGTCATCGAGTGTTATTTGTTGCCGCCTACGACGCCCAGGATGACCGGCAACCCGTCGGAATGTCTTTTTGCCTCACCAAGGGCGATCAACTGTATGGGCGCTATTGGGGAAGCTACCAGGACATTGACTGTCTGCATTTTAATGCCTGCTACTATACGCCAATTGAGTGGGCGATCGCGCATGGCATCCAAAGCTTCGATCCGGGTGCCGGTGGGCGTCATAAAAAACGTCGCGGTTTCCCAGCAACTTCCAACTACAGTATGCATCGATTCTATAATCCGCGTTTGGGTCAAGTTTTGCGGACTCACATCCATCAAATCAATGAAATGGAGCAACAGGAAATTGATGCGATTAACCAGGAGTTACCCTTTAGTCAGCGCGATGAATAA
- a CDS encoding DUF4346 domain-containing protein, with protein sequence MPQTAQDLAAIDDQLSKRYIHLDPAGYFIIYLDREAGLICAKHFTNIINERGLAVDPETGKPIPVRGKVERTHTVVYTGRTAKELCIKIFEQTQPTPLTMLDHAAYLGREFVRAEFALINGQEYVQD encoded by the coding sequence ATGCCTCAAACTGCTCAAGATTTAGCTGCCATTGATGACCAGCTTTCCAAGCGTTATATTCACCTCGATCCGGCTGGATATTTCATCATTTACCTGGATCGGGAAGCGGGGCTAATTTGCGCTAAACATTTCACGAATATCATTAACGAACGCGGTTTGGCGGTCGATCCCGAAACAGGCAAACCTATCCCGGTACGAGGCAAGGTAGAACGTACCCACACCGTTGTCTATACTGGCAGAACAGCTAAAGAGCTTTGCATAAAAATTTTTGAGCAAACTCAGCCCACTCCACTCACCATGCTGGATCATGCCGCTTATTTGGGGCGCGAATTTGTCAGGGCTGAGTTTGCTCTAATTAATGGGCAGGAGTACGTTCAAGACTAG
- a CDS encoding TPM domain-containing protein, whose product MRQFLTQVFRRIKFQTRLIVAIALMVLATQLMAAPVNATGVYQIPNLAAGDRNWILDKAEILSRLTEGQINTELDKLANETGNQVRFVTVRHLDYGETVETFTNQLFEKWFPTPEAQANQILLVIDSVTNNTAIRTGEKVKSVLSDDIAKSIAEETVLVPLREGDKYNQAFSDAGDRLIAVLSGETDPGPPEVKDTVNVERTFKKAEETDTGNATIWVVGLLLAATVIPMVTYFFYQGFSG is encoded by the coding sequence ATGAGACAATTCCTTACGCAAGTCTTTCGTCGAATAAAATTCCAGACGCGCCTGATAGTAGCCATTGCCCTGATGGTTCTGGCTACTCAGCTAATGGCAGCGCCAGTAAATGCTACAGGCGTTTATCAAATTCCCAATCTAGCCGCAGGCGATCGCAACTGGATTCTTGATAAAGCTGAAATTCTCAGTCGCCTCACCGAAGGTCAAATTAACACCGAGTTGGATAAATTAGCCAACGAGACAGGCAATCAAGTTCGGTTTGTGACCGTCCGCCACCTCGATTATGGTGAAACAGTGGAAACTTTTACCAATCAGTTGTTTGAAAAATGGTTTCCTACACCAGAAGCGCAAGCAAATCAAATTTTACTGGTGATTGATAGCGTCACGAACAACACTGCGATTCGCACAGGTGAAAAGGTAAAGTCTGTCTTGAGCGATGATATCGCTAAGAGCATTGCCGAAGAAACCGTGTTGGTGCCATTGCGGGAAGGCGACAAATACAATCAAGCTTTTTCGGATGCAGGCGATCGCTTAATTGCCGTCCTATCAGGTGAGACAGACCCAGGACCGCCGGAAGTCAAAGATACGGTTAATGTCGAAAGAACCTTTAAAAAGGCAGAAGAAACCGACACTGGCAACGCGACTATCTGGGTCGTTGGCTTACTGCTTGCTGCCACTGTCATTCCGATGGTGACTTACTTTTTCTATCAAGGCTTCTCAGGCTAG
- a CDS encoding pentapeptide repeat-containing protein yields the protein MDAQALKQRYEQGQRDFSGENLIGINLERANLSGSDFSGAYLSAANLSRAVLVGANFSGACLHRADMSFAKVSEARFIETDLTKANLRGAVLVKSVLVGAKLSGATLTSVNLRLSNLCGVNLCGADLRGINLRSANLVDANLSWANLSGARLSGALLRGTILNGVHLRAAYLNGVDLNGIDLDGVNLSETKLNGANLSGANLAATNLSEAQMRVTILSRANLHASNLNHASLAKADLCEANLSKADLSQANLSEADMTGANLNMASLREANLSEASLRGAYLWGANLNVAEMRGADLTGASLRGAYLEDSDWQQAILTGAILPDGTIHE from the coding sequence ATGGATGCACAAGCACTGAAACAGCGCTATGAACAAGGACAAAGAGATTTTAGCGGCGAAAATCTTATAGGGATAAACCTGGAAAGAGCCAATCTATCCGGTTCAGACTTTTCAGGAGCGTATCTATCAGCCGCAAACCTGAGTCGCGCAGTCCTAGTCGGAGCCAACTTCAGTGGAGCTTGCCTGCATCGAGCCGATATGAGTTTTGCCAAAGTGAGCGAAGCAAGATTCATCGAGACAGACTTGACCAAAGCCAACTTAAGAGGAGCTGTCCTCGTGAAGTCGGTGCTGGTCGGAGCAAAACTGAGCGGTGCAACCCTGACATCAGTGAATCTGCGTTTGTCAAACTTGTGCGGAGTCAACCTGTGTGGTGCAGACCTGCGGGGAATAAATTTGCGTTCGGCTAATCTCGTGGATGCCAACCTAAGTTGGGCAAACCTGAGTGGAGCCAGATTAAGCGGCGCATTGCTGCGAGGAACAATACTCAACGGCGTACACCTGAGAGCAGCTTACTTAAATGGCGTCGATCTCAATGGCATAGACTTGGATGGAGTCAACCTCAGCGAGACCAAACTGAATGGAGCTAATCTGAGTGGTGCCAACCTAGCAGCCACGAATCTGTCTGAAGCCCAGATGCGGGTAACGATTCTATCTAGGGCAAATTTGCATGCATCCAATCTAAATCACGCCTCACTTGCCAAAGCCGACTTATGTGAAGCGAACCTAAGTAAGGCAGACTTGAGTCAAGCCAATTTGAGTGAAGCTGACATGACGGGAGCAAACCTGAATATGGCAAGCTTGCGTGAAGCGAACCTGAGTGAAGCAAGTTTGCGGGGAGCCTACTTGTGGGGAGCTAACTTGAATGTGGCAGAAATGCGTGGAGCCGACTTGACGGGTGCTAGCCTGCGGGGAGCTTACCTGGAAGACTCTGATTGGCAACAAGCAATCTTAACGGGTGCAATTCTCCCTGATGGCACAATTCACGAATAA
- a CDS encoding DUF3140 domain-containing protein translates to MSNDVKSAIDEFHSVVNMTPQELESWLKTDDSKAVGQKDGEEESTGHKSGKRIIELLHKKKDDYSEDDISHIKKVISYVHRHSAQQPSGDIEHTRWRYSLMNWGHDPLK, encoded by the coding sequence ATGAGTAATGATGTGAAATCAGCCATTGATGAGTTTCACAGCGTTGTTAACATGACACCGCAGGAACTTGAGTCCTGGCTCAAAACGGACGATTCCAAAGCTGTTGGGCAAAAGGATGGAGAGGAAGAATCAACAGGTCACAAATCTGGTAAGCGCATCATCGAGTTGTTGCACAAGAAGAAGGATGACTATAGCGAAGATGACATATCGCACATTAAGAAAGTGATTAGTTACGTCCACCGCCACAGCGCACAGCAGCCGTCAGGCGATATAGAACACACGCGCTGGCGCTACTCACTGATGAATTGGGGTCACGATCCGCTCAAGTAA
- a CDS encoding DUF2945 domain-containing protein, producing MSDQLKKGDKVTWKTSQGETSGTVKKKLTSPTDIKGHHVAASKDNPEYLVESEKTGKEAAHKPESLNKIEE from the coding sequence TTGAGCGATCAATTGAAGAAAGGCGACAAGGTTACATGGAAGACCTCACAAGGTGAAACCAGTGGCACTGTGAAGAAAAAGCTCACTTCACCCACAGATATCAAAGGACACCACGTCGCTGCCTCCAAAGATAATCCAGAGTATCTGGTTGAAAGCGAAAAAACTGGGAAAGAAGCCGCTCACAAGCCTGAATCCCTAAATAAGATTGAGGAGTAA
- a CDS encoding heme peroxidase family protein: MTRHGQLYLRDQVPPRSTAYDQGKFGRLFPSLPPFASDSKSVRERLMELGKPSGLMDAGDDLNATDPVPGSPSNTDNPNMTAGFTFLGQFLDHDMTFDSTSSLERQTDPESIENFRTPFLELDNVYGSGRAASPHLYDKTTGGIKFLIEKLGGEGSKDDLPRNSQNMALIGDPRNDENTIISQMQLAFLKFHNHVVDYVIDSGIKDPNDAFTEAQELVRWHYQWIIVHEFLPTTVGQDLVDDILKKGRRFYNWRNKPFIPVEFSVAAYRFGHSQVRPGYIANHGTQDMPEFRAPIFNFSLDPNLCDPDDLRGGKRAPRRFVDWDTFFDFKNGKVKPNKKIDPKLSSALFTLPFPAPGLPGQGEPIRSLAQRNLLRHLTFSLPSGQDVARAMEIDPLSPSELRDLKDLGFDKRTPLWFYILKEAELRAQGKTLGPVGGRIVAEVFIGLLQGDRKSYLRQCPKWKPILGHEHDFKMVDLLKFAGLSPSGTTEC, encoded by the coding sequence ATGACTAGACACGGACAACTGTATCTAAGAGACCAAGTTCCACCCCGCTCCACTGCTTACGATCAAGGAAAGTTTGGTCGGCTATTCCCATCCTTACCTCCCTTTGCTAGCGACTCCAAATCAGTGCGCGAGAGGCTGATGGAGCTTGGGAAACCAAGCGGTTTGATGGATGCAGGAGACGATTTAAACGCAACAGACCCCGTACCTGGAAGTCCTAGCAACACCGATAACCCCAATATGACCGCAGGGTTCACTTTTTTGGGGCAGTTTCTGGATCATGATATGACCTTCGATTCCACCTCTAGTCTTGAGCGACAAACTGACCCAGAATCTATTGAAAATTTCCGAACGCCTTTCCTAGAGCTAGATAACGTTTATGGTTCGGGTCGTGCAGCCAGTCCTCACTTGTATGACAAAACAACCGGAGGCATCAAGTTCCTGATTGAGAAATTGGGTGGGGAAGGGTCGAAGGACGATCTCCCTCGAAATAGCCAAAATATGGCACTCATCGGCGACCCAAGGAATGATGAGAACACGATTATTTCTCAGATGCAATTGGCGTTTCTAAAATTCCACAATCATGTTGTGGATTACGTCATCGATAGTGGAATCAAAGATCCGAATGATGCATTCACCGAGGCACAGGAGCTAGTTCGCTGGCACTACCAGTGGATTATCGTGCATGAGTTCCTGCCTACAACTGTAGGACAGGATTTGGTGGATGACATTCTGAAAAAAGGTCGGCGGTTCTACAACTGGCGCAACAAGCCATTTATCCCAGTCGAGTTCTCGGTCGCTGCCTATCGCTTCGGTCACAGCCAAGTCAGACCGGGATACATCGCCAATCATGGCACTCAGGATATGCCAGAGTTTAGGGCACCTATTTTCAATTTCAGTTTAGACCCTAATCTTTGTGACCCGGATGACCTGCGTGGTGGCAAACGCGCACCTCGAAGATTTGTTGACTGGGATACCTTCTTTGATTTCAAAAACGGAAAAGTCAAGCCCAACAAAAAGATCGATCCTAAACTCTCAAGCGCATTATTCACTCTGCCGTTTCCAGCACCCGGTTTGCCAGGACAAGGGGAGCCAATCCGGTCGCTGGCGCAGCGCAATCTGCTGCGTCACCTCACCTTCAGCTTGCCATCCGGTCAGGATGTTGCCAGAGCAATGGAAATAGATCCCCTGAGTCCATCCGAGCTGCGCGATCTCAAAGATTTGGGATTCGACAAGCGAACACCCTTGTGGTTCTATATTTTGAAGGAAGCGGAGCTGAGAGCGCAAGGTAAGACACTCGGCCCCGTCGGCGGACGCATTGTTGCGGAAGTATTCATCGGTCTGCTACAAGGCGATCGCAAATCCTACCTTCGGCAATGCCCTAAGTGGAAGCCGATTTTAGGGCACGAGCACGACTTTAAGATGGTTGATCTGTTAAAGTTTGCGGGACTTTCTCCATCGGGAACGACTGAGTGCTGA
- a CDS encoding sensor histidine kinase: MKEPSEKMVSGGFTLALLLLFGVGVTFSWSIQRLLDNSKWVAHTYQVWGEVEGTLSGINNAEKARRGYIITGKDTYLASYRQSLQESNSSFKTLRTLTADNPLQQQRLDLLEPLIAKKLKGLQESIELRQQNPGDDRNAQIAFTYRGSAIYEQIRELLTAMAKEEQMLLQHRAAATNRSVAQTILVVCIGGLLSFSLLIAIYFLLRKQIRDRVLAGQKLAEINAALETEIAERLEAERKLEQLTTDLQRSNRELEQFAYVASHDLQEPLRAVSGYTQLLAQEYQNSLDESAQEYMAYVIDGATRMQQLIQDLLAYSRVSTRTQAFVSIDGETVLRQAVNNLQVAIAESNATITHDPLPQVNGDKTQWLQLFQNLIANAIKFRREEPPQVHITAELKEREWLFSVRDNGIGIKPQYLDRIFEIFKRLHTRREFPGTGIGLAMCKKIVERHGGNIWAESQPGVGTTFYFTIPLTPDPSPLEATNSYE; the protein is encoded by the coding sequence ATGAAAGAACCATCAGAAAAAATGGTTAGCGGTGGATTTACTCTGGCGCTGCTTTTGTTGTTTGGCGTTGGTGTCACTTTTTCCTGGAGCATCCAAAGGCTGCTGGATAACTCTAAATGGGTAGCTCACACCTATCAAGTCTGGGGAGAGGTTGAGGGAACCCTTTCAGGAATCAACAATGCCGAAAAAGCAAGGCGAGGCTACATTATCACAGGAAAAGACACTTACCTGGCTAGTTATCGTCAGAGCCTCCAAGAAAGCAATAGCAGCTTCAAAACGCTTCGGACATTAACGGCTGATAATCCTCTCCAACAGCAGCGACTCGATCTCCTCGAACCTCTAATTGCCAAAAAACTCAAGGGACTACAAGAATCCATTGAGCTAAGACAGCAGAATCCAGGAGATGACAGGAACGCTCAAATTGCCTTTACATATCGAGGCTCAGCGATCTACGAGCAAATTAGAGAACTACTGACTGCAATGGCAAAAGAAGAGCAAATGTTATTGCAGCATCGCGCAGCGGCAACAAATAGAAGCGTTGCTCAAACCATTCTGGTTGTTTGTATTGGCGGTTTGTTGAGTTTCAGCCTGTTGATTGCGATTTACTTTCTCCTGCGAAAGCAAATTCGCGATCGCGTCCTGGCAGGTCAAAAACTTGCCGAGATAAACGCTGCCTTAGAAACTGAGATTGCCGAACGGTTAGAAGCAGAGCGGAAATTAGAGCAACTCACAACCGACTTGCAACGCTCCAATCGAGAACTAGAGCAGTTTGCTTATGTAGCTTCACATGACTTGCAAGAGCCATTACGGGCAGTGTCAGGTTACACCCAACTGTTAGCGCAGGAGTATCAAAACAGTCTGGATGAGTCTGCACAAGAATACATGGCTTATGTGATAGACGGTGCAACGCGGATGCAGCAGTTGATTCAAGACTTGCTCGCCTATTCCCGCGTCAGCACTCGCACTCAAGCGTTTGTATCCATTGATGGGGAGACGGTGTTGCGTCAGGCGGTAAACAATTTGCAAGTTGCGATCGCAGAAAGTAACGCTACTATCACCCACGACCCTCTGCCCCAGGTAAATGGCGACAAAACCCAATGGCTCCAATTATTTCAAAATTTAATCGCCAACGCGATTAAGTTCCGCCGTGAGGAACCGCCCCAAGTTCACATTACGGCAGAATTAAAAGAGCGGGAATGGCTCTTTTCGGTACGTGATAATGGAATTGGCATCAAACCACAGTACCTCGATCGCATTTTTGAGATATTCAAACGTCTTCATACCCGCCGAGAGTTTCCCGGTACTGGCATTGGTCTGGCTATGTGCAAAAAAATTGTCGAGCGTCACGGCGGAAACATCTGGGCTGAATCGCAACCAGGAGTAGGAACGACATTTTACTTTACAATTCCCCTCACTCCTGACCCTTCACCCTTAGAAGCCACGAACTCCTATGAATAG
- a CDS encoding response regulator yields MNSRDIFRPVEILLIEDSPSDANLTIREFKKAKIANNLHWVEYGEAGMEFLRQEGEYANAPRPDLILLDLNLPGMDGREVLMEVKSDPDLKRIPVVVLTTSADEEDVLKSYNLSANCYVTKPVDIQQFIRIVQLINDFWLAAVRLPLE; encoded by the coding sequence ATGAATAGCCGCGATATCTTTCGACCCGTAGAAATATTGCTGATTGAAGACTCTCCCAGCGATGCAAATTTAACCATCCGAGAATTTAAAAAGGCTAAGATTGCTAACAACCTGCACTGGGTTGAATATGGCGAGGCGGGAATGGAATTTCTGCGACAGGAAGGTGAATATGCCAACGCTCCACGTCCAGACCTGATTTTACTCGATCTCAATTTACCAGGGATGGATGGTCGCGAAGTCCTCATGGAAGTGAAATCAGACCCCGATCTCAAACGTATCCCGGTTGTCGTTCTCACTACCTCAGCCGATGAGGAGGATGTACTTAAGTCTTATAACCTCAGTGCCAACTGCTACGTGACGAAGCCGGTTGATATCCAACAATTTATCCGGATTGTGCAATTGATCAACGATTTCTGGCTAGCAGCAGTAAGACTCCCACTAGAGTAA
- a CDS encoding ATP-binding protein encodes MYKTPIQVLLVEDSPSDANLLRQLFSRSNQEGWQLVHVERLGDAIDACSAGSWDVALLDLSLPDSDGLDTVAQFRAAAPDIPIVVLTGFDDEELALQALATGAQDYLVKNQITMQLLMRTIRYAIERGQILKQLHESERRFRGIFEQTFQLMGLLTPEGKILEVNQTVLNFSGLQSEDYVGHLLWQTKCWNYCQESQDWLKNAIAYAANGHFVRHEIQVQGDMNVMLWIDFSLKPLTDETGKVVLLIVEGRDISDRKLAMTEILKALEQERELNQLKSNFVSIVSHEFRTPMTTIRMSAELLRAYNQGLTEQKRSEYFERIETAISNMLHLLDEVLVLGQTQAGGLQFKPAQLDLEKFCRDLIATLQANASRQHNIIFSCQGKCPQVEMDEVLMQHIFTNLLSNAIKYSPEGGNIHFDVVFQNRKATFRLKDEGIGIPLKDKQRLFETFHRCSNVGRIQGTGLGLSIAKMCVDLHQGEIQVESEVGVGTTFIVTLPFTQPPGRTPPQARHLHHQES; translated from the coding sequence ATGTATAAAACGCCAATTCAAGTCCTCTTAGTGGAAGATAGCCCCAGCGATGCCAACTTGCTACGCCAACTATTCTCGCGCTCAAATCAGGAAGGATGGCAATTAGTACACGTTGAGCGGCTGGGTGACGCAATTGATGCTTGTAGCGCTGGCTCCTGGGATGTTGCTTTATTGGATCTTTCTCTTCCCGACTCGGATGGACTGGACACGGTGGCACAATTCCGGGCAGCTGCACCAGATATCCCGATTGTGGTGCTGACTGGGTTTGATGATGAGGAACTTGCCCTACAAGCATTGGCAACAGGGGCACAAGATTATCTCGTCAAAAATCAAATTACAATGCAATTGCTGATGCGGACGATCCGCTACGCCATTGAACGGGGGCAAATTCTCAAGCAGTTGCACGAAAGCGAACGCCGCTTCCGAGGGATTTTTGAACAGACATTTCAATTAATGGGGTTGTTGACACCAGAAGGAAAGATCCTGGAAGTTAACCAAACAGTTCTTAACTTCAGCGGTCTTCAATCAGAGGATTATGTTGGTCACTTGCTGTGGCAGACAAAGTGTTGGAATTATTGCCAGGAAAGCCAGGATTGGTTAAAAAATGCGATCGCCTATGCCGCGAACGGTCATTTTGTCCGTCATGAGATCCAGGTGCAGGGCGATATGAATGTGATGCTGTGGATAGATTTTTCGCTAAAGCCCTTGACGGACGAAACGGGGAAAGTGGTGCTGCTGATTGTGGAAGGCAGAGATATTAGCGATCGCAAACTTGCAATGACTGAAATCCTCAAAGCCTTGGAACAGGAACGAGAACTCAATCAACTCAAATCAAACTTCGTTTCCATCGTTTCTCATGAGTTCCGCACGCCCATGACCACAATTCGGATGTCTGCGGAGTTGCTTCGAGCTTACAATCAGGGCTTGACCGAACAGAAAAGAAGTGAATACTTTGAGCGGATTGAAACTGCTATCAGCAATATGCTCCATCTCTTAGATGAGGTATTGGTCTTAGGTCAAACTCAGGCAGGTGGGCTTCAGTTTAAACCTGCACAACTCGATTTAGAAAAATTTTGCCGCGATCTCATCGCAACTTTACAAGCGAATGCTAGCAGACAGCACAACATTATCTTTAGCTGTCAAGGTAAATGCCCCCAAGTTGAAATGGATGAAGTCCTGATGCAGCATATCTTCACTAATTTACTTTCCAACGCGATTAAATATTCTCCCGAAGGTGGCAACATTCACTTTGATGTAGTTTTTCAAAATAGAAAGGCAACTTTCCGCTTGAAAGATGAAGGAATTGGAATTCCTTTAAAAGATAAACAACGTCTGTTTGAAACCTTCCATCGCTGTAGCAATGTAGGGAGAATTCAAGGAACCGGATTAGGTCTTTCCATTGCCAAAATGTGTGTAGATTTACATCAGGGAGAGATTCAAGTAGAAAGTGAAGTAGGTGTTGGGACAACATTTATCGTTACGTTGCCATTCACTCAGCCGCCGGGACGAACTCCCCCGCAGGCACGCCATTTACATCACCAAGAATCTTAG
- a CDS encoding response regulator yields the protein MDSKSANIFKADILIVDDTPDNIRFLSSLLLDKGYNVRKSINGQMALTAAKTLPPDLILLDINMSGMNGYEVCERLKKDTETSSVPVIFLSALDDVLDKVKAFNVGGVDYITKPFQIEEVLARIQNQLTIQNLQNQLKGQNTQLQKALGDLKKAQAQLIQKEKMIGLGQLAAGMAHEINNSIGFISGNLDPACKYIQDLLNLISLYQQEYPNPTPSVQKAIREIDLDFLGSDIQMLVGSMKTGVERICTMLLALRIFSRLNESDIKAVDIHEGLNSTLLLLQHRLRGEGKRQEIQVIKKYGNLPLVNCYASQLNQVFLNLLNNAIDALESGIGQKVSESSSPTIWISTELSAWETIIIRIKDNGIGIPEEMRSRLFDPFFTTKPVGKGSGLGLLTSYEIVVEKHKGQLTCHSLPEQGAEFTIEIPVHLVKIT from the coding sequence ATGGATTCCAAATCAGCAAATATCTTCAAAGCCGATATTCTGATAGTTGATGATACACCAGACAACATTCGCTTTTTATCATCTCTGTTGTTAGATAAGGGATATAACGTTCGTAAATCGATTAATGGTCAGATGGCCTTAACCGCAGCTAAGACACTTCCGCCTGATTTAATATTGTTGGATATTAATATGTCAGGTATGAATGGTTATGAAGTTTGCGAAAGGTTAAAAAAAGATACTGAGACTTCATCTGTACCCGTCATTTTCTTGAGTGCTTTGGATGATGTATTAGATAAAGTTAAAGCTTTTAATGTTGGGGGAGTAGACTATATTACCAAGCCTTTTCAAATTGAAGAAGTCTTGGCAAGAATTCAAAATCAACTAACAATTCAAAACCTTCAAAATCAGCTAAAAGGACAAAATACACAACTTCAAAAAGCTTTAGGCGACCTCAAGAAAGCTCAAGCACAACTGATTCAAAAAGAAAAAATGATTGGTTTGGGTCAATTAGCCGCAGGAATGGCTCACGAAATCAATAATTCTATTGGCTTTATCTCCGGTAATCTCGATCCGGCGTGCAAATATATTCAAGACTTACTAAATCTAATTTCTCTTTATCAGCAAGAGTACCCAAATCCTACTCCCTCTGTTCAAAAAGCAATTCGAGAAATTGACCTAGATTTTCTCGGTTCAGATATCCAAATGCTTGTAGGCTCAATGAAAACAGGTGTAGAACGTATCTGCACAATGCTTCTGGCTTTACGCATTTTCTCTCGCCTTAATGAATCAGATATTAAAGCTGTAGATATTCATGAAGGGCTGAATAGCACTTTGTTATTATTGCAGCATCGACTTAGGGGAGAAGGGAAACGTCAGGAGATTCAGGTAATTAAAAAATATGGGAATTTACCCTTAGTTAATTGTTATGCCAGCCAGCTTAACCAGGTATTTCTTAATCTTTTGAATAATGCGATTGATGCTTTAGAATCGGGGATTGGTCAAAAAGTTTCCGAATCATCAAGTCCAACGATTTGGATTAGTACAGAGTTGAGTGCTTGGGAAACGATAATTATCCGAATTAAAGACAATGGGATTGGCATTCCTGAAGAAATGCGATCGCGCTTATTTGACCCATTTTTTACAACAAAGCCCGTAGGCAAGGGCAGTGGGTTAGGGTTATTGACAAGTTATGAGATTGTGGTAGAAAAGCATAAAGGTCAGCTGACGTGTCATTCATTGCCGGAACAGGGTGCAGAGTTTACGATTGAAATTCCAGTACACCTTGTTAAGATTACATAA